A segment of the Streptococcus chenjunshii genome:
AGTGATAAGAAATAAATATTTTACAAATGTTCTTAATCCGATTATACTGTTAACACTACAATAATTTTGAGGTAAACTAATGACAAAAATTTATAATTCTATTACTGAGTTAGTTGGAAATACACCTATCATCAAATTAAACAGAACGGTTCCTGAAGATGCTGCTGATGTTTATGTAAAATTGGAAGCCTTCAATCCCGGGTCTTCAGTAAAAGATCGGATTGCTTTAGCTATGATTGAAGATGCAGAAGAACGAGGGCTTCTCAAACCGGGTGATACTATTATTGAACCGACCAGCGGCAACACCGGAATCGGATTGGCTTGGGTCGGCAGTGCCAAAGGTTACAAGGTTATTATTGTTATGCCTGAGACCATGAGCATTGAACGTCGAAAAATCATTCAGGCTTACGGTGCTGAACTGATTCTGACGCCAGGAACAGAAGGGATGAAAGGAGCTATCCAAAAAGCTAAAGAACTAGCCCAAGCAAAAGATGGCTGGATTCCGATGCAGTTTAATAATCCAGCTAATCCAAGAATTCACGAAAAAACAACCGGACAAGAAATTCTTGAAGCATTTGGTGATAGGGGGCTTGATGCCTTTATTTCCGGTGTTGGAACCGGCGGTACCGTATCAGGAGTTTCCCATGCTCTCAAAAAAGTGAATCCCAAAATACAAATTTTGGCTGTTGAAGCTGATGAATCTGCTGTCCTTTCAGGCGGAAAACCAGGTCCTCATAAAATTCAAGGAATTTCAGCTGGTTTTATCCCTGAAACTTTGGATATAGAAGCTTATGATGGGATTATCCGCGTAACCTCTGATGATGCCATTGCAACTGGCCGAATTATCGGCGGGCAGGAAGGTTTTCTGGTAGGAATTTCAGCTGGAGCTGCGATTTATGCTGCGATTGAAACTGCGAAAAAATTAGGTAAAGGTAAAAAAGTATTGGCTCTTTTACCAGATAATGGGGAGCGCTATCTGTCAACTGCTCTTTATGACTTTGACGTTTAAGATTAACTGCAAAAAAACGCTGTTTTTGAACCA
Coding sequences within it:
- the cysK gene encoding cysteine synthase A; translation: MTKIYNSITELVGNTPIIKLNRTVPEDAADVYVKLEAFNPGSSVKDRIALAMIEDAEERGLLKPGDTIIEPTSGNTGIGLAWVGSAKGYKVIIVMPETMSIERRKIIQAYGAELILTPGTEGMKGAIQKAKELAQAKDGWIPMQFNNPANPRIHEKTTGQEILEAFGDRGLDAFISGVGTGGTVSGVSHALKKVNPKIQILAVEADESAVLSGGKPGPHKIQGISAGFIPETLDIEAYDGIIRVTSDDAIATGRIIGGQEGFLVGISAGAAIYAAIETAKKLGKGKKVLALLPDNGERYLSTALYDFDV